The following proteins are co-located in the Fibrobacter sp. genome:
- a CDS encoding YitT family protein — MINKIKVFAFNTLLLVTGSLLCAVAVKTILLPFGFLSSGVTGLSLIIYNRWQILPVGLIYFLINVPVFIAGFRIIGFRFIAYTAWGMVIYSAMLFIPEVGMPTNDKLLGAILAGGMSGTGVAIMLRSYGAAGGSEIICVMLQRLLGISLGAGSIFLNLIVLSISLLLFPLENVLYTFVYIIISARVTDIIFRALSARRAAMIISSNWKELLEEITKQKRWQVTLLYGKGGFLGVENPVLYSVVNRSSIPSLKALVKRKDPGAFITIMDAFDGTGECAGN; from the coding sequence GTGATCAATAAGATAAAAGTCTTTGCTTTTAATACTTTACTGCTTGTAACAGGAAGTCTGCTGTGTGCAGTGGCGGTTAAAACCATACTGCTTCCGTTTGGGTTTTTGTCAAGTGGAGTGACCGGGTTATCACTGATAATCTACAACCGGTGGCAGATACTTCCTGTAGGGCTGATTTATTTCCTGATCAATGTTCCGGTGTTTATCGCCGGTTTTAGGATTATCGGATTCAGATTTATTGCCTATACTGCCTGGGGAATGGTGATTTATTCGGCAATGCTCTTTATTCCAGAGGTTGGTATGCCCACAAACGATAAGCTTCTGGGGGCAATACTTGCCGGTGGAATGTCCGGCACCGGTGTGGCAATCATGCTGAGATCTTATGGCGCTGCAGGGGGATCTGAAATAATTTGTGTAATGCTTCAGAGGCTTTTGGGAATATCACTGGGGGCCGGAAGCATTTTTCTTAACCTGATAGTATTATCCATATCGCTGCTTCTGTTTCCTCTGGAAAATGTGCTGTACACCTTCGTTTACATTATTATTTCAGCCAGAGTGACAGATATAATCTTCCGTGCGCTGTCGGCAAGGCGGGCAGCGATGATTATCTCCTCTAACTGGAAGGAACTGCTGGAAGAGATTACAAAACAGAAAAGGTGGCAGGTTACTTTACTTTACGGCAAAGGCGGGTTCCTTGGTGTCGAGAATCCGGTGCTTTACTCAGTGGTAAACAGATCCAGCATTCCGTCATTGAAGGCTCTTGTAAAGAGAAAAGATCCCGGAGCATTTATTACGATAATGGATGCTTTTGATGGTACAGGAGAGTGTGCCGGCAATTGA
- a CDS encoding SRPBCC domain-containing protein has translation MRRLHFERIIQAPPEKVWDAIVDERKYREWTSAFHEGSYFEGGWEKGDRIRFLATNEKGEKEGMLSEIEDARKYDFISIKHLGIISGGVEDRTSNEAKRWESAHENYTFKGVNGGTKFEVDVDTDDNYVGIFSKIWPEALKKLEEVSTTD, from the coding sequence ATGCGGAGACTGCATTTCGAACGGATAATACAGGCGCCGCCTGAGAAGGTCTGGGATGCCATTGTAGATGAAAGGAAATACCGGGAGTGGACAAGTGCTTTTCATGAGGGCTCCTATTTTGAAGGTGGATGGGAAAAGGGAGATCGTATCCGCTTTCTGGCAACCAATGAAAAGGGGGAAAAAGAGGGGATGCTTTCGGAAATAGAGGATGCCAGAAAGTACGATTTCATCTCGATAAAGCACCTTGGTATAATATCAGGGGGAGTAGAGGACAGGACAAGTAATGAGGCTAAAAGATGGGAATCCGCCCACGAGAACTATACCTTTAAAGGGGTAAACGGGGGAACAAAGTTCGAAGTGGATGTGGATACGGATGATAATTATGTCGGGATATTCAGCAAAATCTGGCCCGAGGCATTGAAGAAGCTGGAGGAAGTCTCGACAACTGATTAA
- the rnk gene encoding nucleoside diphosphate kinase regulator: protein MRNESVKELILLDSDAARLKKIFSNDQSAGRQYSNALGGEISKAKIVSREELPDDVITMHSVIEIQDMEDGEKMSYTLVYPWEADADTCKLSILAPVGTALIGYREGDEIEWKVPGGVRKFKVISVKQP, encoded by the coding sequence ATGAGAAATGAAAGCGTCAAAGAGCTTATCCTGCTGGATTCCGATGCTGCACGGTTGAAGAAGATCTTTTCAAACGACCAATCTGCAGGCAGGCAATACAGTAATGCCCTGGGAGGAGAGATTTCAAAGGCAAAAATTGTCTCCAGGGAGGAATTACCTGATGATGTGATAACCATGCACTCTGTAATTGAGATCCAGGACATGGAGGATGGTGAAAAGATGAGTTACACTCTGGTTTATCCCTGGGAGGCCGATGCTGATACCTGCAAATTATCAATTCTGGCGCCGGTAGGGACCGCTCTTATCGGGTATAGAGAAGGTGATGAGATCGAGTGGAAAGTTCCCGGAGGAGTAAGAAAGTTCAAGGTTATCTCCGTCAAGCAGCCATAA
- a CDS encoding PAS domain-containing protein, translating into MKREKIKLSTKLSDLPPEKSWIAAAAISSSISPIMFADPRNRIVYVNDAFLSIWGYDSKEEVIGEQISRFCGFKDRKRKIQRKLQDKGGWIGEMVAFRKGGGEFPVQASATLLTEESGETVCMMISFIDISDRIAAQKEQHRLLCDLQERIKELNCLYNILSIRHSSDSTLEELLLSVANAIPPSLQRPESCYARIVFGNLDVCTSNFTVSSCLLKISLSAGDEAGFLEVGYYPDKKSKEKMCLLDEEKDLLKAAAREIERLIKQKRAEDELRSSREKLLHADKLSSIGVLSAGIIHEIGNPNNFIAINAGILSKAWDNVLPVLDSYYRENGNFSVAGLPYTEARVEVKKLLAGISEGSGRIKELSSRLQSFADKSGHRKDEFFRINDSVLKAIEFSRNSIDSVTDCFEISLDPENPLLRGDSSQIQQIIINFLMNSCQALSSRKDKITVLTSALPQEGLVKAVVVDEGKGIDPRDLPFVMDPFFSTKRRNGNTGLGLSVSNDIASRHGGKILLQSKPGFGTTAELILPLVKEN; encoded by the coding sequence ATGAAGAGAGAAAAGATAAAACTGAGCACAAAGCTTTCTGATTTGCCTCCTGAGAAATCCTGGATAGCTGCAGCCGCTATCTCCTCTTCCATCTCACCAATCATGTTTGCGGATCCCCGGAACAGAATCGTTTATGTAAACGATGCTTTTCTGAGTATCTGGGGATATGACAGCAAGGAAGAGGTCATTGGCGAGCAGATAAGCAGATTCTGCGGATTCAAGGACAGGAAAAGAAAAATCCAGAGAAAGCTTCAGGACAAAGGCGGCTGGATAGGAGAGATGGTTGCTTTTCGCAAAGGAGGGGGTGAATTCCCTGTACAGGCATCAGCGACTTTACTGACAGAAGAGAGTGGCGAGACAGTCTGCATGATGATCTCTTTTATAGATATTTCGGATAGAATCGCTGCTCAAAAGGAACAGCATCGTCTGTTATGTGACCTGCAGGAGAGGATAAAGGAGCTTAATTGTCTTTACAATATTCTGAGCATCCGGCATTCATCCGATTCCACTCTTGAGGAACTGCTGCTTTCTGTTGCAAACGCTATCCCACCCTCACTTCAGAGGCCCGAGTCATGTTATGCCCGAATAGTGTTTGGAAATCTCGATGTCTGTACTTCAAACTTCACCGTTTCATCATGTCTCCTGAAAATTTCTCTTTCTGCAGGTGATGAAGCCGGGTTTCTTGAGGTGGGATATTATCCTGATAAAAAAAGTAAAGAGAAGATGTGTCTGCTGGATGAGGAAAAGGATCTTTTAAAGGCTGCTGCCAGGGAGATAGAGCGTCTGATTAAGCAGAAACGCGCCGAGGATGAATTACGCTCAAGCAGGGAAAAGCTGCTGCATGCAGATAAGCTCTCCTCCATCGGGGTTCTGAGCGCAGGTATCATTCATGAAATTGGAAATCCGAATAATTTTATAGCGATAAATGCCGGAATTCTTTCCAAGGCATGGGACAATGTGCTTCCTGTGCTTGACTCTTACTACCGGGAAAACGGAAACTTTTCCGTTGCAGGGCTTCCCTACACAGAGGCCAGGGTTGAGGTGAAAAAACTTCTGGCAGGTATCTCTGAAGGCAGCGGCAGGATCAAGGAGCTGAGTTCCCGTCTGCAAAGTTTCGCCGACAAAAGCGGTCACAGAAAAGACGAGTTTTTCAGGATAAATGATTCTGTGCTTAAAGCAATTGAGTTTTCCAGAAACAGCATCGACTCGGTGACAGACTGTTTTGAAATCAGCCTGGATCCGGAAAACCCGCTGCTGAGAGGCGATAGCAGCCAGATTCAGCAGATTATCATCAATTTCCTGATGAATTCATGTCAGGCTTTGTCATCACGTAAAGATAAGATCACTGTCCTTACATCAGCACTGCCTCAGGAAGGTCTGGTTAAGGCGGTTGTGGTCGATGAGGGAAAGGGAATCGATCCCAGAGATCTTCCCTTTGTTATGGATCCGTTTTTTTCCACCAAAAGAAGAAATGGAAACACAGGTCTTGGCTTGTCGGTTTCCAATGATATCGCTTCGCGCCATGGGGGAAAGATTCTTCTGCAGTCAAAGCCCGGATTCGGGACTACTGCAGAGCTGATATTACCTCTGGTGAAGGAAAATTGA
- a CDS encoding sigma-54-dependent Fis family transcriptional regulator, which produces MIMGKFPLKPVFIIDDEEQFLYSIGLSLRSNGITNVVTCLTGNKAKEYLSALEFSAIVLDVNLPDISGVEILDIISEQCPETPVIMISAINQAELAVECIKKGAVDYLVKPFDESRMLTVLKNAIAQRELHGENEALKDYLLGSQLKRPEAFEHIITKNNRMHSLFQYVEAIARTPFPVLITGETGVGKDLFAQVIHNLSERKGQFATVNVAGIDENTFSDTLFGHVKGAFTGADRARQGLIEQASGGTLFLDEIGDLCKNSQVKLLRVIQNRDYFPLGSDVAKLADVRIIVATNKSIEDLKNEGQFRSDLFHRLRTHHIAIPPLRDRKDDIPVLFDYFLSEACNILGKEKPVVPAGFTEFLKRYDFPGNIRELKSMVFDAVSIQTSGVLSSEVFRERMDCKDEGFPVVSPAENAPLHFESTLPTIRQAVQALINEALSRSNGNQSAASKLLGISPQALSRRLKYSRNFDSLD; this is translated from the coding sequence TTGATTATGGGTAAATTTCCACTAAAGCCGGTTTTTATTATCGATGATGAAGAGCAGTTTCTCTACTCCATCGGCTTGTCTCTGCGGTCAAACGGGATCACAAATGTAGTGACTTGTTTAACCGGTAATAAGGCTAAAGAGTATCTCTCTGCTCTTGAGTTCTCTGCCATTGTACTGGATGTCAATCTTCCGGATATCTCCGGAGTAGAAATTCTTGATATAATATCAGAGCAGTGTCCGGAAACTCCGGTAATTATGATTTCCGCCATAAATCAGGCTGAACTGGCTGTAGAGTGCATTAAAAAAGGCGCGGTAGATTACCTTGTAAAGCCTTTCGATGAAAGCAGGATGCTTACTGTTCTTAAAAACGCCATTGCCCAGAGGGAGCTTCATGGCGAAAACGAGGCCCTCAAGGATTATCTGTTAGGAAGTCAGTTGAAGAGGCCGGAGGCATTTGAGCATATAATAACAAAGAACAACCGGATGCACTCACTTTTCCAGTACGTAGAGGCGATTGCGCGTACTCCCTTCCCGGTATTGATCACAGGAGAGACTGGTGTCGGGAAAGATCTTTTCGCGCAGGTGATCCACAACCTCAGCGAAAGAAAGGGACAATTTGCGACAGTCAATGTGGCGGGTATTGATGAGAATACTTTTTCGGATACCCTTTTCGGGCATGTAAAGGGAGCTTTTACAGGAGCAGACCGGGCGAGGCAGGGGCTTATCGAGCAGGCCAGCGGCGGAACCCTCTTCCTTGATGAAATCGGGGATCTTTGCAAAAACTCACAGGTGAAGCTCCTCCGTGTTATTCAGAACAGGGATTATTTCCCTCTGGGTTCAGATGTAGCCAAGCTGGCAGATGTCAGAATTATAGTCGCTACAAACAAGAGCATCGAGGATCTTAAAAACGAGGGACAGTTCCGCAGTGATCTGTTTCACAGATTAAGAACGCACCACATCGCAATTCCTCCTCTCAGGGATCGCAAAGATGATATTCCAGTACTGTTTGATTACTTTCTTTCCGAGGCCTGTAATATTCTGGGAAAGGAAAAACCGGTTGTGCCCGCTGGATTTACAGAGTTTCTTAAAAGGTATGATTTCCCGGGTAATATCCGTGAGTTGAAATCGATGGTATTCGATGCTGTAAGCATACAGACATCCGGCGTCCTTTCGTCGGAGGTTTTCCGGGAAAGAATGGACTGCAAGGATGAGGGGTTTCCTGTTGTTTCTCCGGCAGAAAACGCGCCATTACATTTTGAATCGACTCTCCCCACCATTCGTCAGGCCGTACAGGCATTGATAAATGAGGCACTGAGCCGTTCAAACGGCAACCAGAGTGCAGCATCAAAACTGCTTGGAATTTCTCCTCAGGCATTGAGCAGGAGATTGAAGTACAGTCGGAACTTTGATTCGCTTGATTAA
- a CDS encoding TIGR02147 family protein produces the protein MITIFDYTDFRKFLSDYHEELKKENPRFSYRFLCAQGGINPGNFTRILKGERNLTLPSAIRLARVLKLNKRERDYFQSMVLFCQAKNHEEKRRCFEELMSYKESSVRILDASHYQFYDKWYYTAVRETLAFFPLTDSNFAELGRCITPAITEKEVSRAISLLLELKLVEKDSQGRYIRTDALISTGNQIRSLTLNNFVINTMKLAEEAINSGTDETNLSSVTFSISTDDFAAVQDEIRRCRRRIMEIAKESEKPDRVFQLNTQLFPLTKRYTGGKT, from the coding sequence ATGATCACAATCTTTGACTATACTGATTTCCGTAAATTTCTTTCCGATTATCATGAGGAATTGAAGAAGGAAAACCCCCGATTCTCTTACAGATTTCTTTGCGCACAGGGGGGTATAAATCCGGGGAATTTCACCAGGATACTCAAAGGGGAAAGAAACCTCACTCTCCCATCGGCAATCAGACTCGCCCGTGTGCTTAAACTCAACAAGAGAGAACGCGACTATTTTCAGTCAATGGTTCTTTTCTGCCAGGCAAAAAACCATGAGGAGAAGCGGCGCTGTTTTGAGGAACTGATGAGCTATAAGGAATCATCCGTGCGTATTCTCGATGCCAGTCATTATCAGTTCTATGATAAGTGGTATTACACAGCAGTGCGGGAAACGCTTGCGTTTTTCCCGTTAACCGATAGTAATTTTGCCGAACTGGGGAGATGTATTACTCCCGCCATTACAGAAAAAGAGGTCTCCCGGGCAATTTCTCTTCTTCTTGAGCTCAAACTTGTGGAAAAAGACAGTCAGGGCCGGTATATACGAACCGATGCTCTTATCTCCACCGGAAACCAGATCCGTTCACTGACCCTCAATAACTTTGTTATCAACACCATGAAACTGGCTGAGGAGGCAATCAACAGCGGAACAGACGAGACAAATCTCTCATCAGTCACTTTCTCCATCAGCACAGACGATTTCGCGGCTGTCCAGGATGAGATCCGGAGATGCCGCCGCAGAATAATGGAGATCGCAAAGGAAAGTGAAAAACCGGACAGGGTTTTTCAGCTCAACACACAATTGTTTCCCTTGACTAAACGGTACACAGGAGGGAAAACATGA
- a CDS encoding DUF2341 domain-containing protein — protein sequence MNSLLYSAIIISLFSISCMQLSPVVKGGGSEVEVVGTAYFENGEEASYTQVKLIPVGYDAVSMESIPDSMLDTSDAHGRYSFRGVEPGSYNIQAVHLSERTRFLLTGIAVSDDTAFAPSGTLQNPGSIRLLLPETDVSSGDYVSISGTDIAVFTKGEDEVILDSVPAGIIPQLRYINDGSVVFTKFNVTVLSDDTITIANPLWKYSHPVLLNTSQSGADIKGDVYNFPLLVRLDEENFDFSQAKPDGSDIRFTKSDYSPLEHEIERWDQSSYQAEVWVKVDTLFGNDSLQWIMMYWGNEDAQDRSNAAAVFDTASGFQGVWHLAGDQNEYDATANSYDGVAYGMAEGAVGGIIGKARSFDGTSSHIKMPNTANSKLNFPENGSYSVSAWVNLDSLDLAYRTIISKGYYQYYMRVTCMLTDKPLWEFVEFDQSSNWKSSTVPASAKQWVYLTGVKKGSSQYLFCNGELVDSVTTNYPNMLSRNTSSDISIGGFLDEVTFPTIEGYCFFKGKIDEVRIQNTACSEDWVRLCYMNQRSDNRLVVFQSH from the coding sequence ATGAACTCTCTCCTGTACTCTGCGATTATTATTTCACTATTCTCAATTTCCTGCATGCAGCTCTCACCAGTGGTCAAGGGCGGCGGCTCTGAGGTAGAGGTTGTGGGAACCGCTTATTTTGAAAACGGAGAAGAAGCCTCATATACCCAGGTCAAGCTGATTCCGGTTGGCTACGATGCTGTCTCGATGGAAAGTATTCCTGATTCCATGCTTGACACCAGTGATGCGCATGGGAGGTATTCTTTCAGGGGCGTTGAGCCCGGCTCTTACAATATTCAGGCGGTACACCTTAGTGAAAGAACAAGATTTCTTCTCACTGGAATTGCAGTATCGGACGACACAGCTTTTGCCCCATCAGGAACTCTTCAGAACCCCGGCTCGATTCGCCTTTTGCTTCCGGAAACAGATGTCTCATCCGGTGACTATGTTAGTATTTCAGGAACCGATATCGCAGTCTTTACAAAAGGCGAAGACGAAGTGATTCTGGACTCTGTTCCGGCGGGTATTATTCCACAACTCAGATACATAAATGACGGAAGTGTGGTTTTTACGAAATTCAATGTGACTGTTTTATCAGACGACACAATCACGATTGCAAATCCCTTATGGAAATACTCTCATCCCGTTCTTCTCAACACTTCCCAGTCAGGTGCGGACATAAAAGGAGATGTATATAATTTTCCGCTGCTTGTCAGACTTGACGAAGAAAATTTCGATTTCAGCCAGGCGAAACCGGACGGCTCCGATATCCGCTTTACAAAATCTGACTATTCACCGCTTGAACACGAGATTGAGCGCTGGGATCAAAGCAGTTATCAGGCGGAGGTCTGGGTAAAAGTCGACACGCTTTTTGGCAATGATTCACTCCAGTGGATAATGATGTACTGGGGAAATGAAGATGCTCAAGACCGTTCAAATGCCGCAGCAGTTTTCGATACTGCATCAGGGTTTCAGGGAGTATGGCATCTTGCGGGAGATCAGAATGAATACGATGCTACAGCCAACAGTTACGATGGAGTAGCTTACGGGATGGCTGAGGGGGCTGTCGGGGGAATTATCGGAAAAGCAAGATCGTTTGATGGGACCTCAAGCCATATAAAAATGCCCAATACTGCAAACAGCAAGCTCAACTTTCCGGAAAACGGGAGTTATTCGGTTTCAGCCTGGGTAAATCTTGATTCCCTTGACCTTGCTTACCGTACGATTATCTCCAAAGGATACTACCAGTACTACATGCGTGTCACATGCATGTTGACCGATAAACCTCTGTGGGAGTTTGTAGAATTTGACCAGAGTTCAAACTGGAAATCCTCCACAGTTCCCGCAAGCGCAAAGCAATGGGTATACCTTACCGGTGTAAAAAAAGGTAGTTCCCAGTATCTGTTCTGTAATGGTGAACTTGTTGACAGCGTAACAACAAACTATCCTAACATGCTCTCCAGAAATACTTCATCTGATATATCCATTGGGGGGTTTCTTGATGAGGTTACTTTCCCTACAATAGAGGGATACTGCTTTTTCAAGGGAAAAATCGATGAAGTCCGGATTCAAAACACAGCCTGCAGTGAGGACTGGGTGAGGCTCTGTTATATGAATCAGCGTTCCGACAACAGACTCGTGGTTTTTCAAAGCCATTGA
- a CDS encoding T9SS type A sorting domain-containing protein translates to MRRFSLLTLALLLICKLTVQSQSIKGSDVLIIGDSFFAMSNEIKKFLENHARADGVIRQDESFRSGAVSGAILSEISGQYSNANPKPKWVIMDAGGNDCLLANCSNPVNIQCQGLKSALDGVQPLLDKMKANGTKKVLWMCYPEPQGFMAGGLKPKLDVLMPEVERICKASTDPEVLWVDLRPVWGNNSSYTGDGIHPTTAGSQATADAFWDAIKSSNFFGSTGNALNRTKAVLPLSLEHSITNDQMILSVCLSQPSNITARILSLSGRVVSSKVNNEQTAGIRTVRFPVSTLSPGIYSIQVEAGQFSKMSTLMVP, encoded by the coding sequence ATGCGCCGTTTTTCGCTTTTAACGCTTGCCCTTTTGTTGATTTGTAAACTAACTGTGCAGTCGCAATCAATCAAAGGAAGCGATGTGCTCATTATCGGTGATTCGTTTTTTGCCATGTCCAATGAGATCAAGAAATTTCTTGAAAACCATGCCCGGGCGGATGGTGTAATAAGGCAGGACGAGAGCTTCCGCAGCGGCGCAGTATCTGGTGCCATACTTTCTGAAATATCGGGTCAATACTCAAATGCAAACCCCAAGCCGAAATGGGTTATCATGGATGCCGGCGGCAATGACTGTCTTCTTGCAAACTGTTCCAACCCTGTTAATATTCAGTGTCAAGGTCTTAAGTCTGCTCTTGACGGTGTGCAGCCGCTGCTGGACAAAATGAAAGCAAACGGCACAAAAAAGGTACTCTGGATGTGTTATCCTGAGCCACAGGGATTTATGGCGGGGGGGTTGAAGCCAAAGCTGGATGTCCTGATGCCTGAGGTTGAAAGAATCTGCAAAGCCAGCACAGATCCTGAAGTCTTGTGGGTTGATCTGCGGCCGGTATGGGGAAATAACAGCAGTTATACCGGTGACGGCATCCATCCAACAACCGCAGGAAGTCAGGCAACTGCCGATGCCTTCTGGGATGCAATAAAAAGCAGTAACTTTTTTGGCTCAACGGGAAACGCTCTCAACAGAACAAAAGCTGTTCTGCCTTTGAGTCTTGAACATTCAATCACTAATGACCAGATGATTCTCTCGGTCTGCCTGTCTCAGCCGTCAAACATTACCGCACGCATATTATCACTTTCAGGCAGAGTTGTATCATCGAAGGTCAACAATGAGCAGACTGCCGGAATACGCACTGTTCGTTTTCCTGTAAGCACGCTCTCCCCTGGAATATATTCCATCCAGGTTGAAGCAGGACAATTCTCTAAAATGTCAACACTTATGGTACCATAG
- a CDS encoding TIGR02147 family protein, giving the protein MKRIFEYFDYQKFLRDYYEEKKRDNPYISFRFLGNHMNLDPGFLLKVIQGKHHLAKRSIAPVCAFFKFSEQEARYFDVLVSYNKAKTTSDIKLYFEKLMTLREPGCRPLEEWQYAFYQKWYHSAIHALLSIYEFRGSYRELASIMTPSITAKQARESIQLLTKIGLVRRDEDGVYRPTDAFVTSGERWQSIAIQNFQKETITLSAQSLDLHPKELRDISTVTVALSRKDLPEIRERIRQLRQSILSLENDNEPDTVFQINIQVIPVTNPLGGDS; this is encoded by the coding sequence ATGAAGCGAATTTTTGAATATTTCGACTATCAGAAATTCCTGCGGGATTATTACGAGGAAAAAAAGCGGGATAATCCTTATATTTCTTTCAGGTTTCTAGGCAACCACATGAATCTTGATCCGGGGTTTCTTCTGAAGGTTATTCAGGGGAAGCATCACCTGGCAAAAAGATCCATCGCACCGGTTTGCGCATTTTTCAAGTTTTCGGAGCAGGAAGCACGCTACTTCGATGTCCTTGTAAGTTACAATAAAGCTAAAACAACTTCTGACATTAAGCTATATTTTGAGAAGCTGATGACTCTCAGGGAACCTGGATGCAGGCCTTTGGAGGAGTGGCAGTATGCATTTTACCAGAAATGGTATCACAGCGCTATCCATGCGCTTCTTTCTATTTATGAATTCCGTGGCAGTTACAGGGAACTTGCTTCAATAATGACTCCTTCCATTACCGCTAAACAAGCAAGGGAATCGATACAACTGTTAACCAAAATAGGATTGGTCAGACGCGATGAGGACGGCGTTTACAGGCCGACTGATGCTTTTGTCACCAGCGGCGAGCGATGGCAATCCATTGCAATACAGAATTTCCAGAAGGAGACCATCACTCTATCTGCACAGTCTCTTGATCTGCATCCAAAAGAACTCCGTGACATTTCAACTGTCACTGTAGCCCTTTCCAGGAAAGACCTGCCTGAGATTCGTGAACGTATCCGCCAGCTAAGACAATCTATCCTTTCACTTGAAAATGACAATGAGCCAGACACTGTGTTTCAGATAAATATTCAGGTCATCCCTGTAACAAATCCTCTCGGGGGTGACTCGTGA